The following DNA comes from Burkholderia sp. HI2500.
TCGTTGTGCACGAAGATCACGCCGAAATCCGCGTTCGGCGACACGGGCTCGGTCAGGTAGCCGCCGTACATGTCGGCGTGGCCGCGCGGTTCGAACATCAGCGCGCGACGGATCTCGTCGGCGTTTTCCTTGAGCCACGCGCGGCGCTGGACGATCGTGTCGCCGGGCGCGCGCGGCAGCCCGCTCGTGACGATGCGGAACGCTTCGCCGCCGGTATGGACTTCGACGGTGGAAAGGGATCGGGAAATTTTCATGGGGGAATCGAAAGCGTTGAAACGAAGAACGGCGGCCGCGCCGCCGTCCGATGGCTGGCGGGCCGTTACTTCGCGTACGGTTCCGGCAGGCCGTTGCGGATCACGTAAACGGTGGTCGGCGCGCCCTTCAGGTCGCCGTTCGCGTCGAACGAATAGGTGCCCGCGACGCCCGTGTAGTTCGACTTCGCGAGCTGCGCGATCAGCTTCGCCTTGTCGGTGGTCGTGCCGGCCTTGACCATCGCGTCGGCGAGCAGCTTCATCCCGTCGTAGTAGTTCACGCCGTAGACCTGCGTATCGGTGTGATACGTGTCGTGGTACTTCTTCAGGAATTCGCGCCCGGCCGCCGTCTTCTCGAGCGCGACGCCGCCCTGCGCGCAGTAGACGATCGACGCCGCCTCGCCCGCGACCTTGCCCATGTCGGCCGAGCAGATGCCGTCGCCACCGAGCAGCTTCGCGCGCAGGCCGCGCTGCTTCATCTGCTTGGCCATCGGCGCGCCCTGTGCCGCATAGCCGCCGAGGAAGATCACGTCGGGGTTGCTGGCCTTGATCTTGGTGAGAATGCCGAGGAAATCGGTGGCCGACGAACTTGTGAATTCCTGGTCGACGATCTTGATGCCGTTCGCCTTCGCGACGTTCATGAACTGCTCGGCCACGCCCTGCCCGTACGCGGTGCGATCGTCGATCACGGCGGCGGTCTTCGCATTCAGCGTCTTCGCGGCGAAGGTCGCCATCGTGCCGCCGAGCTGCTCGTCGCTCGCGCCGATCCGGAAGATGTTCTTGAAACCCTGCTTCGTCAGTGCCGGGTTCGACGCGACCGGCAGCATCGGCACGCCGGCGCTCGAGTACACGCGCGAGGCGGGAATCGCGACGCCCGAGTTGTACGGCCCGAGCACCGCGACGACGCCCTTGTCGACGAGGTTCTGCGCAACCTGCACGCCGGCCTTCGGATCGGCCTGGTCGTCGTCGGAGACCAGTTTGAAGGTGACCGTCTTGCCGGCAACCTTGATGCCGGCCTTGTTGAGTTCGTCGACGGCCAGGCGCGCGCCGTTTTCATTGTCCTTGCCGTTCGCGGCCTGCGGGCCAGTCAGCGGCGCCGAATGGCCGATCGTGACGACTTCCTGCGCCTGCGCGGAAGTCAGCGCGCCGGCGGCGATGGCCACCGAGAGCGCGGTAACGAGATGTCGCATGATGTCTCCTGATTGGTTTTGTGTGAAACCAATGTAGGATACGCGTGGTCACCGCGCAAGCAATTTCAAAATAAGAACTGCGATTCTGGTCATTTTTCAGACCAGAACGAACCCGGCGCGGTCACTTCGGTGCGATGTCGCGCCGCACGCGGCGGATGTGCTGCTCGACATAGAACGCCGCCGCATCCGCGTCGCCGGACACGATCGCCTCGTAGATCAGCCGGTGTTCGGACACGTAGAGCCGGATCCGGCCCGCATCGTAGATGCCGTCGTCCTTCAGCCGCTTCCACAGCGGCTGGTCCATCGTCTTCGCGACTTCGTCCGCGATCTTCACGATCAGCGCGTCGCCGGTCATCAGCGCGAGTTGCCGGTGGAACAGCCGGTCGCTCTCGTTCCACAGCGCGCGCTGATGCGGATCGTCGACGTCGGTAATGGTTTCCATCTGGGCCAGATAGCGTTCGGCGCCCGGGTCGGCTCGGCCGTGCGCAGCCGCGAGGCGCGCGATCGCGGGCTCGAGGATCAGCCGCACGTCGAGCGTCGACGTCGGGCTGAAATCGGGCTCGGACGCCCGGTGGCTGTCGCCGCGCTGCGCGAGCACGTCGAGCGGCAACGCGACGACGTAGGTGCCCGAATTGCGCTTCGTGAACACGAGCCCTTCGTTCTGCAGTGCGCCGAGCGCCTCGCGCACGGCCGGCCGGCCGACCTGGAACAGCCCCGCGAGTTCGCGCTCGGACGGCAGCCGCGACTCGGCGGCATAGCGCCCCGCGCGAATTTCGTCGCGGATCTTCTCGGCCACCTGCTCGTAGATCTGCAGCGGCCTGAAACCGCCTTCGAGTGTGTCGGGACGCGCGGACATCATCGTATGGCTCCTGCCCGCTCGCG
Coding sequences within:
- a CDS encoding branched-chain amino acid ABC transporter substrate-binding protein; this encodes MRHLVTALSVAIAAGALTSAQAQEVVTIGHSAPLTGPQAANGKDNENGARLAVDELNKAGIKVAGKTVTFKLVSDDDQADPKAGVQVAQNLVDKGVVAVLGPYNSGVAIPASRVYSSAGVPMLPVASNPALTKQGFKNIFRIGASDEQLGGTMATFAAKTLNAKTAAVIDDRTAYGQGVAEQFMNVAKANGIKIVDQEFTSSSATDFLGILTKIKASNPDVIFLGGYAAQGAPMAKQMKQRGLRAKLLGGDGICSADMGKVAGEAASIVYCAQGGVALEKTAAGREFLKKYHDTYHTDTQVYGVNYYDGMKLLADAMVKAGTTTDKAKLIAQLAKSNYTGVAGTYSFDANGDLKGAPTTVYVIRNGLPEPYAK
- a CDS encoding FadR/GntR family transcriptional regulator, whose translation is MMSARPDTLEGGFRPLQIYEQVAEKIRDEIRAGRYAAESRLPSERELAGLFQVGRPAVREALGALQNEGLVFTKRNSGTYVVALPLDVLAQRGDSHRASEPDFSPTSTLDVRLILEPAIARLAAAHGRADPGAERYLAQMETITDVDDPHQRALWNESDRLFHRQLALMTGDALIVKIADEVAKTMDQPLWKRLKDDGIYDAGRIRLYVSEHRLIYEAIVSGDADAAAFYVEQHIRRVRRDIAPK